A section of the Dehalobacter sp. DCM genome encodes:
- the murJ gene encoding murein biosynthesis integral membrane protein MurJ produces the protein MTTNQKLFKAAGFMMAANLISRLLGFVRESLMAGLFGKTAATDAYNTAFILPDLLYWLLVGGILSAAFIPVISEYIAKKREDEGWKVVSSVTNAIFLMLCLLVISGMVLAPKFIELQVPGFTPENKELAVYLTRVLLMQPVILALSGITMGILNSYKIFWPSAVGTVLYNACVILFGAIFANSGDARSISGFAFGVVIGAAANFIVQIPSLKKVGYRYYPIIDLKHPGVRKIMALSVPMIIMYTLNQFQVIVNSNLGSALVPGSLTAVWYSYRLFQVPVGIFALAIGVAVFPTLTEQAALKRKHDFLETVSEAIRLIIFITIPISIGMMVLRYPLIRLLFEHGEFSAKDTAITAVPLLYFSLGITAQAIIQILPRAFYALQNTWIPVILGLIAMAASVLWMLVLVGPLASGGLALAFTLGAIIQMALLFIVLRRKLGRIDGRRIMATAVKSITAALVMAGVVALWANRITPWVGIGKIGSTIVLISGALIGMLIFFGIARFLKMEEYRTAFAMLLKRQKK, from the coding sequence ATGACAACGAACCAAAAACTATTCAAAGCAGCAGGCTTTATGATGGCAGCCAACCTGATCTCCCGTCTTCTCGGCTTCGTTCGGGAGTCTCTTATGGCCGGTTTATTTGGCAAAACGGCGGCTACGGATGCCTATAATACGGCCTTTATCCTTCCGGATCTTCTCTACTGGCTATTAGTCGGAGGCATTTTAAGTGCTGCTTTTATCCCTGTTATTTCAGAATATATCGCCAAAAAGAGAGAAGACGAGGGATGGAAAGTTGTCAGCTCGGTAACCAATGCCATATTTCTCATGCTTTGCCTTCTCGTAATTTCCGGGATGGTGCTTGCTCCCAAATTTATTGAACTACAGGTTCCGGGGTTTACACCGGAAAATAAGGAACTGGCAGTTTATCTGACCCGGGTCCTGCTGATGCAGCCGGTTATCCTTGCTTTAAGCGGGATCACAATGGGGATCCTTAATTCATATAAGATATTTTGGCCGTCGGCGGTCGGAACGGTACTTTATAATGCGTGTGTTATTCTGTTTGGCGCGATTTTCGCTAATTCGGGCGATGCCCGGAGCATTTCCGGCTTTGCCTTTGGAGTCGTAATCGGCGCTGCAGCTAATTTCATCGTTCAGATTCCGTCTCTGAAGAAGGTAGGCTATCGGTATTACCCGATCATCGACCTGAAACACCCCGGTGTCCGGAAGATCATGGCGTTATCCGTCCCGATGATTATTATGTACACCTTGAACCAATTTCAGGTCATTGTCAATTCCAACCTGGGTTCTGCTCTCGTGCCGGGCAGTTTAACGGCAGTCTGGTATTCGTACCGTTTGTTCCAGGTGCCGGTCGGTATATTTGCCCTGGCTATCGGCGTTGCCGTTTTTCCGACACTCACGGAACAAGCAGCATTGAAAAGAAAACATGATTTTTTAGAGACGGTGTCGGAAGCGATCCGCTTGATTATATTTATCACAATCCCCATTTCTATTGGGATGATGGTCCTGCGCTACCCGCTGATCCGGCTCCTTTTCGAACATGGCGAATTTAGTGCCAAAGATACGGCAATTACTGCGGTGCCGTTGCTCTATTTTTCACTCGGTATTACCGCTCAAGCGATTATTCAGATCTTGCCCCGGGCATTTTACGCCCTGCAAAACACGTGGATACCCGTAATCCTTGGACTAATAGCCATGGCCGCCAGTGTCTTGTGGATGCTGGTGTTAGTCGGACCGTTGGCGTCTGGCGGCTTGGCCTTGGCGTTTACTCTGGGTGCCATTATTCAGATGGCCCTCTTGTTCATCGTTCTCCGCCGCAAGTTAGGGAGAATCGATGGGCGCAGGATCATGGCAACGGCTGTTAAATCTATTACAGCGGCATTGGTTATGGCGGGTGTTGTTGCACTATGGGCGAATAGAATAACCCCTTGGGTGGGAATCGGTAAAATCGGATCCACGATTGTTCTTATCAGCGGAGCACTTATTGGCATGCTTATATTTTTTGGCATCGCGCGATTCCTCAAGATGGAGGAATACCGTACGGCTTTTGCTATGCTTTTAAAACGACAAAAAAAATAA
- the spoIIP gene encoding stage II sporulation protein P, translating to MNHRKDVISLVSDHGSTKSDWLKIAGNIVIIAGFVIFTYFCITTGSSQYMVKMLSEKSFPFKYVLLEGVPGLSQPERDYIDEIRNSIMATGMYLVTGANISDARTYFLSFYAPPSEGPSWLGWAYYPNDPEMEGPNLEPLDDPFYNAPAPITSEEDVLVGIYHTHSAECYSGDGGPDRVPGGENGDIAEIGQLLAEALERKGIKTVHSTEVNDAVYIQSYDHSYKTAKKMLEDNPTIRLLIDLHRDGLPTQVGKDTAVVSGKDSARVMIVIGQKNPNWKKNEAIANGLIAIGEKKYPGLFYSKIRYASDARYNQYLTDGAILLEIGSQLNTPEEAQAAAAPLAEVLKAYLEK from the coding sequence GTGAATCATAGGAAGGATGTGATCAGCCTGGTTTCAGATCATGGTTCAACAAAAAGTGACTGGCTGAAAATAGCCGGAAATATCGTTATCATAGCGGGATTCGTTATTTTTACCTATTTCTGCATAACGACCGGAAGCTCACAATACATGGTTAAAATGCTATCCGAAAAAAGTTTTCCATTTAAATATGTCCTATTAGAAGGTGTACCGGGTTTATCCCAGCCTGAGCGGGATTACATCGATGAGATCCGGAATTCGATCATGGCCACCGGTATGTATCTGGTAACAGGCGCCAATATATCGGATGCGCGCACCTATTTTTTGAGCTTTTATGCGCCGCCTTCGGAAGGACCCTCGTGGCTCGGCTGGGCTTATTACCCCAATGACCCTGAGATGGAAGGACCCAACCTTGAACCGTTGGATGATCCTTTTTACAATGCACCGGCTCCCATTACAAGCGAAGAAGATGTTCTTGTAGGTATTTATCATACCCACAGTGCCGAGTGTTATTCCGGTGATGGCGGACCGGATCGTGTCCCCGGGGGTGAAAACGGGGATATCGCTGAAATCGGACAGCTTTTGGCGGAAGCGTTGGAGAGAAAGGGGATAAAAACGGTCCATTCGACGGAGGTCAACGACGCTGTTTATATTCAGTCGTATGATCATTCGTATAAAACAGCGAAAAAGATGCTCGAGGATAACCCGACGATTCGCTTGCTCATCGACCTTCACCGGGATGGTTTGCCGACCCAGGTCGGAAAAGACACTGCGGTGGTATCCGGTAAGGATAGTGCCAGGGTGATGATTGTTATTGGTCAAAAGAATCCAAACTGGAAAAAGAACGAGGCAATTGCGAATGGTCTAATTGCTATTGGCGAAAAAAAATATCCCGGTCTGTTCTATTCTAAAATCCGTTACGCATCCGACGCCCGTTATAATCAGTATTTGACTGACGGGGCCATCCTGCTGGAAATCGGAAGCCAGCTGAATACACCGGAAGAAGCTCAAGCGGCGGCAGCACCGCTGGCCGAAGTCCTGAAGGCGTATTTAGAAAAATGA
- the ileS gene encoding isoleucine--tRNA ligase, translated as MEKFKPLAESPVAERERQITQYWDDIDILQKTIENREGAEPFVFYEGPPTANGKPGIHHVMARTLKDSVCRYQNMKGFQVKRKAGWDTHGLPVEIEVEKQLNLSDKQGIEAYGIAPFNEKCRESVFTYEKQWREMTIRMGYSIDLDHPYITLDNNYIESVWWILDKFFKEGFMYEGHKILPYCSRCGTGLASHEVALGYKEIKTNTVVAKFKRKGYDEYFLAWTTTPWTLPSNVALTVSPTETYVKARSNDEVYYLSKTLAPTILGEGYEVLQELKGTELEFMEYEQLMPFVSTDKKAFFITTADYVTTEDGTGIVHTAPAFGEDDYNTGKRYNLPVFQPVDETGKFIATPWEGQFVMDADLDIIKWLYAEGKLFKKEKMEHNYPHCWRCQTPLLYYAKPSWYIAMTKLKDQLVANNKTVEWYPDFVGEKRFGNWLENVNDWALSRNRYWGTPLNIWRCGCGHTTSIGSRKELVEKAIEPIDETIELHRPYVDDVHIPCEKCGKPMTRVTEVIDCWFDSGAMPYAQHHYPFENKENFHELFPADFICEGIDQTRGWFYSLLAISTFVMGRSPYKRVLVNDLVLDKQGQKMSKSKGNTVDPFQLFDQYGADTLRWYLLYVSPAWTPKRFDVEGLKEVHSKFFGTLRNVYTFFALYANTDDVDPRDFFIDYKDRPELDRWILSKYNGLLNDVEANLAVYDLTKAVRKIQDFVSEDLSNWYIRRSRRRFWDSGLSEDKKAVYNTTYEILVGIAKIAAPFAPFLAEEIYRNLTGETSVHLKNYPEYVSTLIDDTVEKRMDLVRNLVTLGRSAREQVRIKVRQPIQKILVDGKYEALIADLIPLIQEELNVKDVVFANNLSDFMHFSLKPNFKTAGPVFGSKIKLLGKALESLDAAAAAPKLEAGDVLTVTVDGEQLTFNKEYVLVTISAKEGFTVTMENNLFVILDTTLTRELLDEGLARELVSKVQQMRKNYNFEMMDRIRIYFDGDDEVTQAITSYQDYIKVETLAESIQKAPNSEGLTKVNLNDHDTGLRVEKL; from the coding sequence ATGGAAAAGTTCAAACCACTGGCAGAATCCCCCGTTGCTGAACGGGAAAGGCAGATAACCCAGTACTGGGATGACATTGACATCCTGCAAAAAACGATTGAGAACCGGGAGGGCGCGGAACCCTTCGTGTTTTATGAAGGTCCGCCAACGGCCAACGGGAAACCGGGGATCCATCATGTTATGGCCCGCACCCTGAAAGACTCCGTCTGCCGGTACCAGAACATGAAAGGCTTTCAGGTGAAACGCAAAGCGGGTTGGGACACGCATGGTCTGCCGGTGGAAATCGAAGTGGAAAAACAATTGAACTTATCTGACAAGCAAGGAATCGAAGCTTACGGAATTGCCCCGTTTAATGAAAAATGCCGCGAATCTGTCTTTACGTATGAAAAGCAGTGGCGGGAAATGACGATCCGTATGGGTTATTCCATCGATCTGGATCATCCGTATATCACCCTGGATAATAACTACATTGAAAGTGTCTGGTGGATCCTGGATAAATTCTTTAAAGAAGGCTTTATGTATGAAGGCCATAAGATCCTGCCCTATTGCTCACGTTGCGGGACGGGACTTGCTTCCCATGAAGTGGCTCTCGGCTATAAAGAAATTAAGACAAACACCGTTGTTGCCAAATTCAAACGCAAAGGATATGATGAATATTTTCTGGCCTGGACGACGACTCCCTGGACACTGCCCTCCAATGTCGCTCTCACTGTCAGTCCAACCGAGACGTATGTCAAAGCCCGCAGCAATGATGAAGTCTATTATTTGTCCAAAACACTGGCTCCGACCATCCTGGGTGAAGGGTATGAGGTCCTTCAGGAACTAAAAGGCACCGAGCTGGAATTCATGGAATACGAACAGCTTATGCCCTTTGTTAGCACAGATAAAAAAGCGTTCTTTATCACCACCGCGGATTATGTCACGACGGAAGACGGTACCGGTATTGTTCATACCGCCCCGGCCTTCGGTGAAGATGACTATAATACCGGAAAACGCTACAATTTACCCGTCTTCCAACCGGTAGACGAGACCGGAAAATTTATTGCGACCCCATGGGAAGGCCAGTTTGTGATGGACGCTGACCTCGACATTATCAAATGGCTGTACGCAGAAGGCAAATTGTTCAAAAAGGAAAAGATGGAACACAATTATCCTCACTGCTGGCGCTGTCAGACTCCCCTTCTTTACTATGCCAAACCCAGCTGGTATATTGCGATGACCAAACTGAAAGACCAATTGGTTGCCAATAATAAAACCGTCGAATGGTATCCCGACTTTGTCGGCGAAAAACGGTTCGGCAATTGGCTGGAAAACGTCAACGACTGGGCTCTATCCCGAAATCGATACTGGGGCACGCCGCTTAATATCTGGCGCTGCGGCTGCGGCCATACCACCTCCATCGGGTCCCGAAAAGAACTCGTGGAAAAAGCCATTGAACCCATCGACGAGACCATCGAATTGCACCGTCCGTATGTCGATGATGTGCATATCCCCTGCGAAAAATGCGGTAAACCGATGACCAGGGTCACCGAAGTCATCGACTGCTGGTTTGACAGCGGCGCCATGCCTTATGCGCAGCATCACTATCCGTTTGAAAATAAGGAAAACTTCCACGAACTTTTCCCCGCTGACTTTATCTGCGAAGGCATCGACCAGACCCGGGGCTGGTTTTATTCCTTGCTGGCCATCTCTACCTTTGTGATGGGACGCTCCCCTTACAAGCGGGTGCTCGTCAATGACCTCGTTCTGGATAAACAGGGGCAAAAGATGTCCAAATCCAAGGGAAATACAGTTGACCCATTTCAGCTGTTTGACCAATACGGTGCGGATACTCTCCGTTGGTATTTGCTCTACGTATCTCCGGCATGGACTCCCAAGCGTTTCGATGTGGAAGGATTGAAAGAGGTTCACAGCAAATTCTTCGGAACACTCCGGAATGTTTATACTTTCTTTGCGCTCTACGCCAATACCGATGATGTTGATCCCCGGGATTTCTTTATCGATTATAAAGATCGCCCTGAGCTTGACCGTTGGATCCTGTCCAAATACAACGGATTGCTCAATGATGTGGAAGCTAATCTGGCAGTCTATGATCTGACAAAAGCCGTTCGTAAAATCCAGGATTTTGTCAGTGAAGACCTATCCAACTGGTATATTCGCCGTTCCCGCCGCCGTTTCTGGGATTCCGGCCTGTCCGAGGATAAGAAAGCTGTTTACAACACCACCTATGAGATTCTGGTGGGTATCGCTAAAATTGCCGCTCCGTTCGCACCGTTCCTTGCGGAGGAAATTTACCGCAACCTAACCGGAGAAACGTCAGTCCACTTGAAAAATTATCCGGAATATGTCTCAACGCTCATCGACGACACTGTTGAAAAAAGGATGGATCTGGTCCGGAATTTGGTCACCTTGGGACGTTCCGCACGGGAACAGGTCCGGATCAAAGTCCGCCAGCCTATCCAAAAGATCCTCGTTGACGGAAAATATGAAGCGCTGATTGCCGATCTCATCCCATTGATCCAGGAGGAACTGAACGTCAAGGACGTTGTTTTTGCCAATAACCTGAGCGACTTTATGCATTTTAGTCTGAAACCGAACTTCAAAACGGCCGGTCCGGTATTCGGCTCGAAAATTAAACTTCTGGGCAAAGCGCTGGAAAGTTTAGACGCAGCGGCTGCAGCGCCTAAATTGGAAGCCGGCGACGTGTTGACGGTTACAGTGGATGGTGAACAACTGACGTTCAATAAAGAATATGTTCTTGTCACCATTTCCGCCAAGGAAGGGTTCACCGTGACCATGGAAAACAATCTCTTTGTCATCCTGGATACGACACTTACCCGGGAACTTTTGGACGAAGGTCTGGCCAGAGAGCTTGTATCGAAGGTCCAGCAAATGCGTAAGAATTATAACTTTGAAATGATGGACCGTATCCGGATTTATTTTGACGGCGATGACGAAGTCACCCAGGCGATTACAAGCTACCAGGATTATATCAAGGTAGAAACCCTGGCTGAAAGTATCCAAAAGGCACCGAACAGCGAAGGCTTAACGAAAGTTAATCTGAATGACCACGATACAGGTCTCAGGGTCGAGAAGCTTTAA
- a CDS encoding stalk domain-containing protein, with protein sequence MKFQKKLTAFLIVFVLFLASAMPVYAAETNVVPAPVIKIQYNGKTLVLNPSPKLINGGSDFLVPLKPFCTALKAKPQWANKQLIIEQNGVKTKITIGNKYKIINGTTYVQLSALSDFLHSQIYYDRGHKTIVLINYQYFMDQIKIKAPVFYDYVMHEYSPVNTGEFRETINFAFKFTPHDSASASSETLSKAYDIKGDITITGKMSENSAICNAVINLYGIENTPLYAELGNRNQITFDMIASDKNFYLKSNLLETEIGTKWLQGDFAMLEQDGVTTFKDLKNQQNSDLLNSDVYSDLNTISAVDINTFKEINSALSAMLFLVDNEHFTCSTTGAETIYTWKLNKADLLKLVANLNQISGSSDDMSLTEMLEMKELVDALVFDTTMTITIKDNIPNSETFSFNFQMNIPEAFLVQLTINGQASLFNINTPIPDITPPSAAEVININDEQALQALDSLLN encoded by the coding sequence TTGAAGTTTCAAAAGAAATTGACTGCATTTCTGATTGTTTTTGTTCTTTTTTTAGCAAGCGCCATGCCGGTTTACGCTGCTGAAACCAACGTGGTTCCTGCTCCGGTTATCAAAATCCAATATAATGGCAAAACCCTTGTTCTTAATCCGTCGCCCAAATTAATCAATGGCGGCAGCGATTTCCTCGTGCCATTAAAACCTTTCTGCACTGCACTCAAAGCGAAACCGCAATGGGCCAATAAACAATTGATCATTGAACAAAATGGGGTAAAGACGAAAATTACCATTGGCAACAAATACAAAATTATCAATGGAACAACCTATGTTCAGTTAAGTGCCCTGTCAGATTTTCTACATTCTCAGATATACTACGACCGTGGACATAAGACCATCGTGCTCATTAATTACCAGTATTTTATGGATCAAATCAAAATAAAAGCCCCTGTCTTTTATGACTATGTCATGCATGAATACAGTCCGGTAAATACCGGCGAATTTAGGGAAACTATCAATTTTGCATTCAAATTTACCCCGCATGACAGCGCTTCTGCGTCATCCGAAACGCTTTCCAAAGCATACGATATCAAAGGAGATATCACCATAACCGGAAAAATGAGCGAGAACAGCGCCATCTGCAACGCTGTCATCAATTTGTACGGTATCGAAAATACACCTCTTTATGCCGAGTTAGGGAATAGAAATCAAATCACTTTTGATATGATTGCCAGCGATAAAAACTTTTATCTGAAATCGAACCTGTTGGAAACGGAAATTGGCACGAAATGGCTTCAAGGTGACTTCGCCATGTTGGAACAAGACGGTGTTACCACTTTCAAGGATCTTAAAAATCAACAAAACTCAGATCTGCTGAATTCGGATGTCTACTCGGATCTGAACACAATCAGTGCTGTTGATATCAACACCTTTAAAGAAATAAACTCGGCCCTCTCAGCGATGCTCTTCCTAGTTGACAATGAGCATTTTACCTGCAGCACGACAGGTGCGGAAACCATTTATACATGGAAACTCAATAAAGCTGATTTGCTTAAGTTGGTCGCCAATCTCAACCAAATCAGCGGCAGCAGCGACGACATGTCACTCACTGAAATGCTTGAAATGAAAGAATTAGTGGATGCCCTCGTCTTCGATACGACAATGACGATCACCATCAAAGATAATATCCCTAATTCAGAGACTTTTTCCTTCAATTTCCAAATGAATATCCCCGAGGCTTTCCTGGTGCAGTTGACGATCAACGGACAGGCGAGCCTATTCAATATTAACACCCCTATCCCCGATATCACCCCGCCTTCGGCTGCCGAGGTTATTAATATTAATGATGAACAAGCGTTACAAGCGCTGGATTCATTGTTAAATTAG
- a CDS encoding ABC transporter ATP-binding protein, whose translation MLKVNHIDVYHGYVHALKNVSLHVKQGEILAVLGANGAGKSTLLGTLAGLYKPKAGEIIFQNKKITGQAPDKIVRAGISLIPEKREIFSGLSVQDNLLLGAFHRYRQDKADIKHDAQEILELFPLLQGREKDLAGSLSGGLQQMLAIGRALMARPSLLLLDEPSIGLAPLVVREIMGILVRLKESGVTVVLVEQNTKSAIKVADSVLVMERGEIVHAASSKDAVSDTLLQEAYLGRVRS comes from the coding sequence TTGCTTAAAGTGAACCATATTGATGTTTATCATGGTTATGTTCATGCACTGAAAAATGTTTCTTTGCATGTTAAACAAGGAGAAATATTGGCAGTCCTGGGAGCGAATGGTGCGGGCAAGAGCACCCTGCTGGGGACACTCGCCGGGTTATATAAACCGAAAGCCGGAGAAATTATTTTTCAGAATAAAAAAATAACCGGCCAGGCACCTGATAAAATCGTCAGGGCCGGCATCAGTCTTATTCCAGAAAAGAGAGAGATTTTCAGTGGTTTAAGTGTTCAGGATAATCTGTTGCTGGGGGCATTTCATCGTTATCGTCAGGATAAAGCAGATATCAAACACGATGCTCAAGAAATCCTGGAACTATTCCCGCTATTGCAGGGCAGAGAAAAGGATCTGGCGGGAAGTCTAAGCGGCGGTCTTCAGCAGATGCTGGCGATAGGCAGAGCCCTAATGGCAAGACCGTCACTCCTCTTGCTCGACGAGCCATCCATCGGTCTTGCGCCACTGGTCGTACGTGAAATCATGGGTATTCTCGTCCGCTTGAAAGAGTCCGGCGTGACGGTTGTTTTGGTGGAACAAAACACAAAGTCCGCCATAAAGGTGGCGGACAGTGTGCTTGTTATGGAACGGGGCGAGATTGTTCATGCTGCGAGCTCGAAAGATGCTGTTTCTGATACCTTGCTTCAGGAAGCATACCTCGGGCGGGTAAGAAGCTAA
- a CDS encoding ABC transporter ATP-binding protein — protein MLLELRAITKHFGGIMAVKNVGFGVEAGKITALIGPNGAGKTTLFNLITGTYCPDEGEILFDGKAITGMKPYLAARAGVTRTFQNLQLFAGMTVLENVMTGAYLQGKKGFVQSFFTYPDRSREEKRVRQEAMKLLEDVGLAESANMLASVLPFGQQRLLEIARSLASHPKLILLDEPAAGLNAAESEVLTDYLKKLRRQGMTMVLIEHDMQTVMQAADKIVVLNFGEIITEGSPVEIQTHPEVIKAYLGEDEQIA, from the coding sequence ATGCTCCTGGAGTTACGTGCAATTACAAAACATTTCGGCGGCATCATGGCGGTTAAAAATGTCGGTTTTGGGGTCGAGGCAGGGAAAATCACTGCGTTAATCGGACCGAATGGGGCAGGCAAAACCACCCTGTTTAATCTGATCACCGGAACCTATTGTCCGGATGAAGGCGAGATCCTATTCGACGGAAAGGCGATAACCGGGATGAAGCCTTATCTGGCCGCCCGGGCCGGGGTGACGAGAACATTTCAGAATCTGCAGCTATTCGCTGGTATGACCGTTTTGGAAAACGTGATGACCGGTGCTTACCTGCAGGGTAAAAAGGGCTTCGTTCAATCCTTTTTCACCTATCCTGACCGCTCCCGTGAAGAAAAGAGAGTACGTCAAGAAGCGATGAAGCTGCTCGAGGACGTCGGATTAGCGGAATCGGCTAATATGTTAGCCTCTGTGCTACCCTTTGGCCAGCAGCGTCTATTGGAAATTGCCCGATCACTGGCGTCACATCCAAAGCTTATCCTACTCGATGAGCCGGCAGCGGGACTTAATGCAGCCGAATCAGAGGTCTTGACAGACTACTTGAAAAAGCTTCGCCGTCAGGGGATGACGATGGTATTGATCGAGCATGACATGCAAACAGTCATGCAAGCAGCCGATAAAATTGTTGTCTTGAATTTTGGAGAAATCATCACCGAGGGAAGTCCGGTCGAGATCCAGACTCACCCGGAAGTCATCAAAGCCTATCTGGGGGAGGATGAGCAGATTGCTTAA
- a CDS encoding branched-chain amino acid ABC transporter permease, with protein MGKLNFKYSGAFMMLALLIIPLLLNSNYIFGTMIVIGLYTIIVQGLGILMGYAGQVSFGHAAFFGLGAYTAAILTTRFHWPSLAALIVAIVLPGIVAAIIGRQTLKLRELYLALATLGFGIFIHIVFTEGGEITGGPSGISGIPHLGIGRFVLSGDREFYILVWLILVLVLIGIRNLVRSRSGRALCAIRESEYAAENAGIDCVHLKWQAFIFSALLAGLAGGLYAFYVTFISPSPFTFHASVQFVLMAVIGGLGTFWGPLLGAAVVVALSEILKELVPLIIPGAGGEYQIIIYGIILVTLMIYRPQGLSSIGQILRKLSATAVKHH; from the coding sequence ATAGGTAAGTTAAACTTTAAATACAGCGGAGCCTTTATGATGCTGGCATTGCTCATTATACCGCTCCTGCTGAACAGCAATTATATTTTTGGTACGATGATCGTGATTGGTTTATATACCATTATTGTCCAGGGGCTGGGAATCCTGATGGGGTATGCCGGGCAGGTCTCGTTTGGGCATGCCGCATTTTTTGGTTTGGGTGCCTACACGGCCGCTATACTGACCACCCGTTTTCATTGGCCGTCGCTAGCGGCACTCATCGTGGCTATCGTTCTTCCCGGAATCGTAGCGGCCATCATAGGCCGACAAACCCTGAAGCTGCGTGAGCTCTATTTGGCCCTTGCTACCCTTGGCTTCGGAATATTCATTCACATTGTATTTACGGAGGGCGGCGAAATCACCGGTGGCCCTTCAGGAATCAGCGGGATCCCGCATTTGGGGATCGGGCGTTTTGTATTATCCGGCGACAGGGAGTTTTATATCCTGGTATGGCTCATTTTGGTACTGGTGTTAATCGGTATACGGAATCTTGTGCGGTCACGATCAGGCAGAGCGTTGTGTGCCATCCGGGAGAGTGAGTATGCGGCCGAAAACGCCGGCATCGACTGTGTTCATCTGAAATGGCAAGCCTTTATCTTCAGTGCGTTGCTGGCGGGTCTGGCAGGCGGTCTCTATGCCTTCTATGTGACGTTCATCAGTCCTTCGCCATTTACGTTTCACGCATCCGTTCAATTCGTGCTTATGGCGGTGATCGGCGGTCTCGGGACCTTTTGGGGTCCTTTGCTTGGCGCTGCGGTTGTTGTCGCCTTAAGTGAGATTCTCAAGGAACTGGTACCGCTGATTATCCCGGGGGCCGGAGGGGAATATCAAATTATTATCTATGGAATCATCCTGGTGACGCTGATGATCTACCGGCCACAGGGATTAAGCAGCATCGGTCAAATTCTGCGCAAATTAAGCGCAACTGCCGTTAAGCATCATTAA
- a CDS encoding branched-chain amino acid ABC transporter permease: MGEQLLQLLFSGLTLGGIYSVIALVLVITYKITGILNLALGEFLVLGALLTVTFKTMGMPLIAASLLAMLAVALIAGALERLTVNKVRGASGLTMLIITIGIAIALRGLALLIWGTDTYSLPAFTSSKSIIAGGAALNPQSIWVLLLAGITLIGVNLFFGRTYWGKAVTASVLSPTGARLQGINLSTISLAAFIFSGALATAAGICIGPVTMITYDMGFMLGVKGFIAATIGGLGSVSGAVIGGLILGLLEAYSSGLISSGLNDAISIIILLAVLMIRPEGILGAIRTRRV, from the coding sequence ATGGGAGAACAATTACTGCAGCTGTTATTCAGCGGGCTGACACTGGGAGGCATATATTCCGTTATTGCCCTTGTCTTGGTGATCACTTATAAAATCACCGGCATACTGAATCTGGCGCTTGGAGAATTTCTTGTTCTTGGCGCACTGCTAACTGTAACCTTTAAAACAATGGGGATGCCGCTGATTGCGGCTTCCCTTCTCGCTATGCTTGCAGTCGCCCTGATCGCCGGTGCTCTCGAACGGCTGACGGTGAATAAAGTGCGTGGAGCCAGCGGGTTAACGATGCTGATTATAACCATCGGTATTGCCATAGCGCTTCGAGGGCTGGCATTACTCATTTGGGGCACAGACACCTATTCCCTGCCCGCCTTTACTTCGAGCAAGTCGATTATTGCCGGTGGAGCTGCCTTAAACCCGCAAAGCATTTGGGTCTTATTGCTGGCTGGGATTACTCTGATCGGCGTCAATCTCTTCTTTGGGCGAACTTACTGGGGAAAAGCGGTTACCGCGTCAGTCCTTAGCCCAACCGGAGCGCGGCTTCAGGGAATCAATCTCAGCACGATCTCACTGGCGGCGTTTATCTTTTCCGGCGCACTGGCCACGGCCGCAGGCATTTGTATCGGGCCGGTGACCATGATCACGTATGACATGGGTTTTATGCTGGGAGTTAAGGGATTTATCGCAGCGACGATTGGGGGGTTAGGGAGCGTATCCGGTGCAGTCATAGGCGGATTAATTTTGGGACTGCTGGAAGCGTATAGCTCCGGATTGATTTCTTCAGGTTTAAATGATGCCATATCTATTATCATCCTACTGGCAGTCCTTATGATCCGCCCTGAGGGGATTCTCGGTGCTATTCGTACACGCAGGGTATAA